A region of Saimiri boliviensis isolate mSaiBol1 chromosome 8, mSaiBol1.pri, whole genome shotgun sequence DNA encodes the following proteins:
- the QARS1 gene encoding glutamine--tRNA ligase, with protein MAALDSLSLFTGLGLSEQKARETLKNQTLSAQLREAATQAQQTLGSTIDKATGTLLYGLASRLRDTRRLSFLVSYIASKKIHTEPQLSAALEYVRSHPLDPIDTADFEQECGVGVTVTPEQIEEAVEAAINKHRPQLLVERYRFNIGLLMGEARAVLKWADGKMIKNEVDMQVLHLLGPKMEADLEKKPKVAKARLEETDRRSAKDVIENGETADQTLSLMEQLRGEALKFHKPGENYKTPGYVMTPHTMNLLKQHLEITGGQVRTRFPPEPNGILHIGHAKAINFNFGYAKANNGICFLRFDDTNPEKEEAKFFTAICDMVAWLGYTPYRVTYASDYFDQLYVWAVELIRRGLAYVCHQRGEELKGHNPLPSPWRDRPMEESLLLFEAMRKGKFSEGEATLRMKLVMEDGKMDPVAYRVKYTPHHRTGDKWCIYPTYDYTHCLCDSIEHITHSLCTKEFQARRSSYFWLCNALDVYCPVQWEYGRLNLHYAVVSKRKILQLVATGAVRDWDDPRLFTLTALRRRGFPPEGINNFCARVGVTVAQTTMEPHLLEACVRDVLNDTAPRAMAVLESLRVIITNFPAAKSLDIQVPNFPADETKGFHQVPFAPIVFIERTDFKEEPEPGFKRLAWGQPVGLRHTGYVIELQRVVKGPSGCVESLEVTCRRADAGEKPKAFIHWVSQPLTCEVRLYERLFQHKNPEDPTEVPGGFLSDLNPASLRVVEAALVDCSVALAKPFNKFQFERLGYFSVDPDSHQGKLVFNRTVTLKEDPGKV; from the exons ATGGCGGCTCTGGACTCCCTGTCGCTTTTCACTGGCCTCGGCCTGAGCGAGCAGAAGGCCCGCGAGACGCTCAAGAACCAGACTCTGAGCGCGCAGCTGCGCGAGGCCGCTACCCAG GCTCAGCAGACCCTGGGCTCCACCATTGACAAGGCTACCGGAACCCTGTTATATGGCTTAGCCTCCCGACTCAGGGATACCCGGCGTCTCTCCTTCCTTGTAAGCTACATAGCCAGTAAGAAGATCCACACTGAGCCCCAGCTGAGCG CTGCCCTTGAGTATGTGCGGAGTCACCCCTTGGACCCCATTGACACTGCGGACTTTGAGCAGGAATGTGGCGTGGGTGTCACTGTGACCCCAGAGCAGATTGAGGAGGCT gtggaggctgccatTAACAAGCACCGGCCCCAGCTCCTGGTGGAACGTTACCGTTTCAACATCGGGCTGCTGATGG GAGAGGCTCGGGCTGTGCTCAAGTGGGCAGATGGCAAAATGATCAAGAACGAAGTGGACATGCAG GTCCTCCACCTTCTGGGCCCCAAGATGGAGGCTGATCTGGAGAAGAAGCCCAAG GTGGCCAAAGCGCGGCTGGAGGAAACAGATCGGAGGTCAGCAAAAGATGTGATAGAGAATG GTGAGACTGCTgaccagaccctgtctctgatGGAGCAGCTCCGGGGAGAGGCCCTTAAGTTCCATAAGCCTG GTGAAAACTACAAGACTCCAGGCTATGTGATGACTCCACACACCATGAATCTACTAAAGCAGCACCTGGAGATTACTGGTGGGCAG GTACGTACCCGGTTCCCGCCAGAACCCAATGGAATCCTGCATATTGGACATGCCAAAGCCATCAATTTCAACTTTGGCTATGCCAAG GCCAACAATGGCATCTGTTTTCTGCGCTTTGATGACACCAACCCTGAGAAGGAGGAAGCAAAGTTCTTCACTGCCATCTGTGACATGGTGGCCTGGCTCG GTTACACACCTTACAGAGTGACATATGCCTCTGACTATTTTGACCAGCTATATGTCTGGGCTGTGGAGCTCATCCGCAG GGGTCTGGCTTATGTGTGTCACCAGCGAGGGGAGGAGCTCAAAGGCCATAATCCTCTTCCCTCACCCTGGAGAGACCGTCCCATGGAGGAGTCACTGCTGCTCTTTGAG GCAATGCGCAAGGGCAAGTTTTCAGAGGGTGAGGCCACACTACGGATGAAGCTGGTGATGGAGGATGGCAAGATGGACCCTGTAGCCTATCGAGTCAAGTATACACCACACCACCGCACAGGGGACAAATG GTGCATCTATCCCACCTACGACTACACACACTGCCTCTGTGACTCCATCGAGCACATCACTCACTCACTCTGCACCAAGGAATTCCAGGCCCG ACGCTCTTCCTACTTCTGGCTTTGCAATGCACTGGACGTCTACTGCCCTGTTCAGTGGGAGTATGGCCGCCTCAACCTACACTACGCTGTTGTCTCTAAGAGGAAGATCCTTCAGCTTGTAGCAACTGGTGCTGTGCG GGACTGGGATGACCCACGCCTCTTTACACTCACGGCCCTGCGACGGCGGGGTTTCCCACCTGAGGGTATCAACAACTTCTGTGCCCGG GTGGGAGTGACAGTGGCACAGACCACAATGGAGCCACATCTTCTGGAAGCCTGTGTGCGTGATGTGCTGAATGACACAGCCCCACGAGCCATGGCTGTGCTGGAGTCACTACGGGTCATCATCACCAATTTTCCCGCTGCCAAG TCCTTGGACATCCAGGTGCCCAACTTCCCAGCTGATGAGACCAAAGGCTTCCATCAGGTTCCTTTCGCACCCATTGTGTTCATTGAGAGGACTGACTTCAAGGAG GAGCCAGAGCCAGGCTTTAAGCGCCTGGCTTGGGGCCAGCCTGTGGGCCTGAGGCATACAGGCTACGTCATTGAGCTGCAGCGTGTTGTCAAG GGCCCCAGTGGTTGTGTAGAGAGTCTGGAGGTGACCTGCAGAAgggcagatgctggagagaagcCAAAGGCCTTTATTCACTGGGTGTCACAGCCTTTGACATGTGAGGTTCGCCTCTATGAGCGACT ATTCCAGCACAAGAACCCTGAAGATCCTACTGAGGTGCCTGGTGGATTCTTAAGTGACCTGAACCCA GCATCACTACGCGTGGTGGAGGCAGCATTAGTGGACTGCTCTGTGGCCCTGGCAAAACCCTTCAACAAGTTCCAGTTTGAGCGTCTTGGGTACTTCTCTGTGGATCCAGACAGCCATCAGGGAAAG CTTGTTTTTAACCGAACTGTGACACTGAAGGAAGACCCGGGAAAGGTGTGA